The window CCGGATATGCCTCAGGGATGGTGCTTGCCACGCTTATTTTCATCCCCGTCGCGGCGCTTCCCACAGAAGCACTCATGAGTTGGGGCTGGCGCGTACCTTTCTGGCTTTCCATCGTGGTGCTGGCCATCGCTTACTGGGTGCGGACCCACTTGGATGAAACGCCCGTGTTCGAAGAATCGAAGGAGCGCAAGTCAGTTGCGCCGATGCCGCTCCGGGAAGTCCTGCGCTTCCAATCGGCAGATGTGGTCCGGGTGGTTGGAATGTCCATCATGTCGGTCATGCAAACCATCTTCACCGTCTTCGGCCTGTCCTACGCCACAGGTGCGGCGGGATTCGATAAAGCATCCATTCTCACCGTCAATGCCGTGGCAATCGGACTGTCCATGTTTGTGATGCCCTTGACCGCCAGAATCTCTGACCGGGTGGGCCGGCGGCCGCTGCTCCTGACAGCGGCCATCGGCTGCTCGGTGACAATCTTCGCCTACTTCGGAGCGTTGTCCACCGGCAACATCTTCCTGGTCTTCGCCGCGGCGTTCGTCAACATGACGCTGCTCTACTCCTGCTTCAACGGGATCTGGCCCGCCTATTTCGCTGAACTCTTTGCTGCCCCCGTCCGCTACTCCGGAATGGCTTTAGGCAACCAGTTGGGCTTGGTGGTTGCCGGATTCGCTCCGTTGATCGCAGGCTTACTCCTCGGCAAAGGCAGCGACGGATGGCTCCCCGTTGCCTGCTTCGCCGTCGTCTGCATGGTTATCGCAGGCGTAGCTGCCTTCTTCTCCCGTGAGACCGCCAAAACACCCATCGAAGATCTCGGGGGACCCTACTGGCGGGGTGTCGCAGCCAGGAACGGGAAACTAGTCACCAGGAGCCTGCAGCGTGTTGCGCACAAACTTTCCGCTCGGTTCCGCGTAAGCATCAACTATCCGGCTGAACAAGGCCGTACCTTCGGCCCCGGGCCAGTCCGCAGGCAGGAATGCCGGCGGCAGTCCGGGGTCGAGGTACGGGATGATCCGCCACCGGTCGATGCACTGCACGTAAGCAGCGAAAGCTTCAGGTGATGGCTCCACGGAGTGGCCGGCGTGCAGCGGAACTTCGGCACTGTTCCCACTGCCTGTCCCGTTTCCGCTGCCTGTCCCGTGCTCGCGGACGAAGTCCCTGTGGAGTTCAGCCACTGCGTCCAAGTCCCACCACTTGGATGCGGCGTCCTGAAGGCTGCCGCCCACGAGTGGTGTTTCCGTGACGAAGATGGTGGCCATGGCCCGCAGCTCCAGATCTGCGAGAATTTCTTCCACCTCCAGGCGCAGCGAATCGGGGCAGATCCACAGTCCGGCAGCCACCGTACCGCAACCGATCCAGTGGAGCCTGCGCCGTAACTGATGCCGTTTCTCGCGTTCCGTCTCCGGGATGGAGAAGGAAATAAGGCACCACGGATCTGTTTCCGACATACTTCTCGGGTTGTAGATCCTGCGGTCGCCGCGAGCCAGCATGGTTGCGGCGCCATCGGTCAGCGTGAACCCGGGTACGCCATCGCGGGATTCCTGCAGCACCACATCTTTCTTTCGAAGCCGGCCCAGGGCAGTCCGGGTAACTGTCCCGGATGTGCCCAGGGCTTCCATGAGGGTCACTATGTCCTTGGTGGACATCCAACCACCGGCATCGCGCAGGTACAGGCCGATGACGGTGCGAAGCAACGACGTTGTACTCCCGGGGCGGGAGTCCATGTCATCAAGGACGGCACTCATTTCCGGCTCACAGTAGTTCCGAGAGGGCGTCGCGGATGGCTGTGACTCCCAACTCAACCTCGGCATAGCTAGTGCTAAGTGGTGACAGGCCAATGCGAAGGCCGTGCGGGGGACGGAAGTCCGGGATGACACCCTTTTCCCAGAGCTTGGACGTGACGTCAGCAAAGACCGGGTGGTCCACGGTGATGTGTGAGCCGCGCTCGGCAGGATTCCGGGGACTCACGATTTCCGCGCCGAGGGGCACCAGGTGCTGCTCGGACAGGGCGATCGCGTATTCGGTGAGCTTGATGGACTTCTCGCGCACGGCATCCATTCCCACTGACGCGATCAATTCCAGCATGTCCTTCATTGGCTGCATGGCCAGCACCGGAGGTGTTCCGGTGATGAACCTGCGGATGCCTTGCGCGGGCTTGTACGACTCCGTCATTCCGAACGGGTTGTCCGCACCCATCCAACCCCAAATGGGCTGCTGCAAACGAGCCTGCTGCGAGGCGTTGACGTAAGCGAAAGCGGGCGAGCCAGGCCCGCCGTTGAGGTATTTGTAGGTGCAGCCAACTGCGAGGTCCACGCCCCACTCGTCAAGTTCCATGGGCACTGAACCCACGGAATGGCACAGGTCCCACAGCATCAGTGCGCCAGCCTGGTGCACCTTGGCTGTAATTCCTTTGGCGTCGGCCAGAAACCCGGAGCGGTAGGCCACATGGCTGAGGACCACCACGGCCGTCCGCTCACCCAGCAGTCCATCCAGGTCTTCGGCACTTACACCGCTGGCAGGGTTCGCGGCGATCCACTTGATGCTGGCACCGCGCTCCTTGGCGATGCCCTCGATGATGAACCGGTCCGTGGGGAAGTTGTCGCGGTCAATGATGATTTCGTCGCGATCCGGCTGGGCATCCACGGCTGCGCGGATCATCTTGTAGAGCATCACCGAGGTGGAGTCACCCACTGTGGTCTGTCCCGGAGCGGCCCCCAGGGCCACTTCACCGATGCGGTCTCCCACCGTGGTGGGCTCGTCCATCCATTGCTCGTCCCACCCGCGGATGAGGCGGCTGCCCCAGGCGTCGTGGACGAATGAGGCCAGATGCCCGGAGGTGACCTTCAGCGGGCGGCCAAGAGAGTTGCCATCCAAATATGAGACGAGTTGATCAGCGTCGGGCGTGTGGAAAGCATCGCGTTGGGCGGCGAGGGGATCAGCGGCGTCCAACTCGGCCGACGTCGGCTTTTGGGTCTGTTGTGTTGTGGTCATGGTTTCTCCTTCGGAAGTCTTGGGCGCCAGGGTCCGGGCGGTGCGGTTAGTTGCCGATCTCGGTTCGGACGGCGTACAGCTCGGGGAAGAACGTGAGGTCCAAGGCCCGCTTCAGGAAGTCCACTCCCGAGGAACCGCCGGTGCCTACCTTGAAGCCGATTGTGCGCTGGACTGTCCGGAGGTGGCGGAACCGCCAGGCTTGGAAGTTGTCCTCAATATCCACCAGGTCCTCGCAGGCTTCGTAAAGGCCCCAAGGGGTACCGTCCGATTCGTAGATCTGCTGGAATATGGGGACGAGGTCTTGACGGAAAGTCCACGGTTCGCTGGTGTCCCGGTCCAGAATGTCGGCAGGGATGTCATAACCGGCCCGAGCCAGGACTTTCAGGAACGCGTCGTACAACGTGGGCTCCTCCAGGAGCGTACTGAGCAACGCGTGTGCTTCGGGTTCGCTTTCAAAGACGCGCAGCATCCCGCGATTCTTGTTGCCCAACAGAAATTCCACGCCGCGGTATTGATACGACTGGAAGCCGGACGAGCTCCCCAGGAAGCCGCGGAACTGGGCGTATTCGCGGGGGGTAAGAGTTCCGAGTACGGACCATTGCTCGGTCATGGTTCGTTGGATGGCCTTGACGCGGGCGATGCACTTGAGTGCCTTGCCCAGGTTGTCGGCGTCGAAAAGCCGCCGGGCCTCCAGCAATTCATGCAGGACCAGCTTCAACCAGAGCTCACTGGTCTGGTGCTGAATGATGAACAGCAACTCATCGTGGTGTTCGGGTTCGCTGAGAGGGTGCTGGGAGCTGAGCAGACGGTCAAGGTCCAGATACCCGCCGTAAGACATTGCATTCCGGAAATCGGTGCGGACGGTGTCTTCGATGTCACGGACGCTTTGGGCGGAATGGACTGTGGGCTTTTCCATGCTCCGAGAATATCACTTACATGACGCACGTCAAGAGATTGATTCACGGTGGATTCCGGACGGAACTGTGCGGCAAAGTTCTCGCGTAGTCTGAGGCTCAAAGGGGGAGTGGCCATGAATTCCAGCAAAAGCACCGTCGCGCCGGTGTCCGTTTATCTTGACGTCGACGGCGTGGTGAACCCCTTCAGTCCTCAGGGAACCACCGACTGGGGCAGCGAATGGACCTTTGCTGACGCCGGAATCCTCGATGTCGCCTTTGCTCCCGAGGCTGTGGCCGAACTCAATGACCTTGCCCGGCACCCCCATGCTCGATTTGTGTGGTTGACCACGTGGGAAGGGCTCGCGCCGGAGTTCCTTTGCCCCGCCATTGGCCTGAACGGACAGGACTGGCCGGTGCTTTCCAGCGTGGGCTGGGATGAAGGCCCTGAATGGTGGAAGTTGACAGCCCTTCAAAAGGATCTGGCCAGTGCCTGCAGCGAGCGGATCATTTGGCTTGACGACCAACTCAGCCAGGAGTCAGACGCCCGATCCTGGGCCGAATACCAGCAAGACCGTGTGCTTTGCATCTCACCGGATCCCCGCAAGGGTCTTTCCCGTCGCGACCTCGCGGCTGTCAAGGCTTATCTGGGGTGAACCGGAGCCCCGGCACGTTTGTCCGCTCACCGGATGGCACGTAGGATTCTTAAGGTTTCAAGCCCGCCGGAGTGAATATCGCAAGCCGAGTCAGTTGAACACTTGCTGAACTATGCTGTGGATGGCAGGTATGGGGAAGTGAAACTGCTGAACGTCGTCGACTCTGCAGATTGGGCAACAGGTGGATATCACCTTCATGGTCGCGCTGGTAATAGCGTTGGCCCTATTCTTTGACTTCACCAACGGGTTTCACGACACTGCCAACGCGATGGCCACGCCCATCGCGACGGGGGCGATCAAGCCCAAGACAGCTGTAGCCCTGGCGGCCGTGCTCAACCTCGTCGGCGCATTCCTGTCCACGGAAGTGGCCAAGACCATCTCCGGTGGACTGATCCGGGAAGGGTCGGACGGCATCCACATCACGCCGGACATCATCTTCGCCGGCCTCATGGGGGCTGTTCTATGGAACATGATCACTTGGCTCAAGGGCCTGCCATCAAGTTCATCGCATGCCCTGTTTGGTGGCCTCATCGGCGCAGCAGTGGTGGGCATCGGCTTCCACTCCATCAACTTCGAGACGGTGCTGCAGAAGGTGATTCTTCCCGCCCTCTTCGCGCCGCTCATTGCAGGCCTCGTGGCGTACATCTGCACCCGCCTCGCCTACGCCCTGACCTCACGGCACGATCCCGAGACAGGCGACAAACTCACGCAGAAACGGGGCGGCTTCCGCACCGGACAGATTTTCACATCAAGCCTGGTGGCCCTCGCGCACGGAACGAACGACGCCCAGAAGACCATGGGCATCATCACCCTCGTGCTCATCGCAGGGGGGACACAGGCGCCGGGCAGCGGTCCGCAGTTCTGGGTTATCGCAGCTTGTGCTTTCGCCATCGCCATCGGTACGTATGCAGGTGGCTGGCGCATCATCCGCACCATGGGCTCAGGCCTCACTGAGGTCAAGCCGGCACAGGGTTTCTCCGCTGAAACCAGCACTGCCTCGGCCATCCTCGCCTCATCCCACCTGGGCTTCGCCCTTTCCACCACACAGGTCGCCTCCGGCTCAGTCATCGGCTCGGGCCTTGGCCGCAAGGGAACGTCTGTTCGCTGGGGCACGGCCGGCAAGATTGCCCTGGGTTGGCTGTTCACGCTGCCGGCCTCGGCCATCGTCGGTGCACTGACGGCCCTCCTTGTGAGCATCGGCGTCGTAGGCGTCATCATCGCCGCAGTGGTGGGCACTAGCGCGGTCCTGTTCATGTTCGTCGTGTCCCGCAAATCGCACGTCGGCCACCACAACGCCGTCGAAGTTGAAGAAGCCGGCCACGCCGTGCGGTTCCGCAAGAAGAAGAAAACCCGAAAGACCACCCCTAGCGAGGATGTGCAGCGATGAAATGGTTGGAATTGCTGCAGGTAGGCGGAGTCACCCTCGTGGCCGCGGTGACTTTGGTGGTGCTCTATTCGTTGGGTGTTCGCCTCACTGCCATTGCCGGTGATGCCGAGCAAAAGTCGCCCGTTTTGGTGCGCTCCCTGGCCTACGTCTGCTTTGCTTTCTGCGCAGCCGCAGTCCTCTTTGGCATCTACCTGATTGTGCCTTACTTCGGAAAGTAGCTGCCTTTCTGGCCGTCAGGGCTTCCGGGGAGAATAATCAGCAGTGTGGTTATGCACATAGCTGCGTGATTCTGATCCGGCAGATACGGGGCCGTCATGACGTTCCTCATCCGGAACCAACTCATCAGACTGGCGCTGATCCCTGCTGTGGTGCTGGGTCTTTCCGCCTGCATTCCTCCTGAATCGGGCCGCTTCCCGCCCGACCAGACGTCTGCCTCGGCCCCGATGCCATCCGCGGAACAGGCCAACTCCCAACAGGCCAACTCACCACAAGCTTCTTCTCCCCAAGCCACCTCACTCCAAGCCACTTCATCCCAGGCCATCTCACCACCGGCCGCCACCCCGCAAGCCCCCACGACGACGCCGGCGCAACCCAACGCCGTCGGACCGGGCAGTGGATCCACCAGCAGCATTCAACCCGCGCCGCCTCCTGAGCCTGGGGAGACTGCCTTGGCGCCCCCGCAGGAGCCCATCGTGGTGAGTTGGGTGCCCGAGGGGCCCATCGCTTCAGATGATCCCGTCTCGGGCCAGCGGTACCTCATGCTGCAGCACTTCCAATGCGCAGCCCTGGCTCAGAGCGTCGAGGGCGCCGCAGACGCTGCCGTCTGGCGGGCGGGCGCCGCCGTTTGCCACGCCCTTCAGACCGGCGACCACGACGCCTGGCAGGAGGCGTCCGTCGCCGTAGCAAGGACTCCACGGATCCCGCAAAAACAGTGCCTTGAGTTCCGAGTGGCGGCCACATCGGCATTTTTGGTGGCGCAGTACCGCAACAATCCCGGCAGTATCTTCGCAGCGGAACCGGGGCCTGGCGAAGCGTGCCCCCGGCAACTGGTGGGGCTGACCGTAGTGGACCAGGATTTGCGGCCAGCCGTTGGCATGCCCCGTGCTTCGGGCCCCACGTCAGGGGGCACAATTATTCGCTTGGACGGATACTACGTTCGAGTGGGAGGCATCCTGATTGATGGCGTTCCAACTGCTCCGGACATTGTTGCCGGGGGAGGCGATTACCAGACCTTGTATTTGAAGATGCCTCCGGCTGACGGCAGGAAGTCCATCCGGATCTCCATCACGGACACGGTGGATGTTGCCGGAACGGTGACGTTCTTCTACGACGACTCCGCCGTGCCCGGCAGCACCCCGCCACCTGCCGCTGAACCGGCCACTGTCCTAGGCTGGGGCCATGTCGATTTTCCAGTACTACGTAGCTTCAACCATTGATGGTTTCATCGCTTCACCCGACGACGACCTTGGCTGGCTTCTCCAGTTCGACCAAGCAGAGGGTGTCAATGAAAGCATCGAATCATTCATGGCAGGCGTTGGATGCATCGCCATGGGCGGCGATACCTATCGCTGGCTCATGGAGCACGAACCCGGCGCATGGCCGTATCCGGACACTCCGTGCTGGGTTTTCACCCACCATGAATACTCGGCACCGGCCGGATCGGATATCACCTTTGTCCGTGGCGATGTCCGCGAGTTCGCACCGGACCTCCTCAAGGACGCAGGAGACAAGAACGTGTGGCTGGTGGGCGGAGGCCACCTCGTAGCGCAGTTCGCCAATGCCGGACTGCTCCACGAGATGATCGTCACCATCATTCCTGTGGTGCTGGGCGCGGGCAAGCGGCTACTGCCGCTCAATGGCCCGACGGCGCCGCTTGAGTTGGTTTCTTCGAAGATCCTTGGAGGGGCCGCAGCTGAACTGCACTACCGGCTTCAGTGACGGTTATCCCGGATCATGTTGGTGATCCTGGCAGTAGAGAGCCGGCGACCACTGTCATCGGTGATAACAATCTCGTGAGTTGCCAGGGTTCCACCCAGATGGATGGCTGTGCAGGTTCCGGTCACGGTGCCGCTGGCCACCGAACGGTGATGTGTGGCGCCCACCTCTATACCCACGGCGTGGCGGCCACGACCGGCATGGAGCGATGCAGCAAACGATCCCAAGGTCTCCGCGAGGACAACATGGGCGCCGCCATGGAGGATGCCCGCCACCTGCGTATTTCCTTCCACCGGCATGGTGGCCACTATGCGCTCCGCGCTCATTTCCGTGAACCGGATACCCAGTTTCACCACGAGGGCACCAACGCCATGCGCTGAGAGCCAATCGTGGAACTCTTCCGGAACACCTGCTTCATTGAGCTCGTCGACAAACCGGTTCGGCGTGAAATTGTCCATCATGCCAACTAGGCTGGCACCTGTGAGTGAAACAACCAAACCGGACCAGGTTCCAACGGCCCAAGCTGCTGCCATCGCTACAGCACCCACCCCCTCTGCTTCAACGTCCACCAGTGCCGCGGGGGAGGGCCGGCCCAGGCTGCTGGTCCTGGACGGCCACTCCATGGCATTCAGGGCTTTCTACGCCCTGCCTGCAGAGAACTTCTCCACGGCCAGGGGCCAATACACCAACGCCGTGCACGGGTTCACCTCAATGCTGATCAACCTGATCAAGGACCAGAAGCCCACCCACGTTGCCGTTGCTTTTGACGTCTCGGATGACACGACGTTCCGCAAGGCGGAGTACAGCGAATACAAAGGCGGCCGGAACGCCACGCCTGCGGAATTCGCCGGCCAGATCGGCCTCATAGCCAAGGTCATGGAAGCCTGGGGCATCAGAACCATTGCCATGCCCGGATTTGAGGCCGATGATGTCCTGGCCACACTGGCAGCACAGGGTGACGCTGCAGGCTTCGAAGTCCTTCTTGTCTCCGGTGACCGGGACGCGTTCCAGCTGATCAACGACAACGTCTTTGTGCTGTATCCCAAGCAGGGTGTGAGCAACATTCCCAGGATGGACGCTGCTGCCATCGAGGAGAAGTACTTCGTCAAGCCCGGTTTGTATTCCGACCTCGCCGCCCTCGTGGGCGAAACTGCGGACAACCTTCCCGGCGTTCCAGGCGTTGGCCCCAAGACGGCTGCCAAGTGGATCAATCTCTACGGAGGCCTTGAAGGCATCCTGGAAAACCTTGACTCCATCGGCGGCAAGGTGGGCGGGGCCCTGAAGGAGAACCTTGAGAACGTCAAGCGCAACCGCAGGCTCAACCGCCTTCTGACCGACCTCGACCTTCCCCTGACCTTGGCTGACTTGCATGAGCCACGTCCGGATCGCCAGGCGATCGAGGATCTTTTCGAGGAACTCGAATTCCGGACGCTCCGCACGCGGTTGTTCGATCTCTACGGTGACGACACCGCCGGAGAGGCCCCGGACACCATCGATGCCCCGGAATACTCCGTCCTCACGGATGCCGCGGAACTTGAGTCCTTTTTCGCAGCCGGCTCCGGTGTGCGTTCGGCGCTGGCTGTGCAGCTTGTCCCCGGACGCATCGGGGATGACGCGAGTGCCCTGGCTGTTGTCAGGAGCAACGGAGCGGCGTACATCGAACTGACGGGCCTGGACGCTGCAGCTGAGTCGGTCTTGGCCCGGTGGCTCCAGGACCCCGAGGAAGCCAAGGTGCTGCACGAGTTCAAGTCGGCCCTGAAGGCTCTTCACAACCGTGGCCTCGGCCTGGAAGGCGTGGTAGATGACACCTCCATCTCCGGCTACCTGATCCAGCCGGACCGCCGCAGCTACGATCTCGCCGAACTCGCCCAAGTGCACTTGAAGATCTCACTTGCCACGGCCGCTGCACAGTCCGGGCAGCTGGAGCTCGATCTCTCGGGTGACACGGATCAGGCTGCCGCAGCAGCGCTCGTCCAGCATGCCGCCGTCGTGCATGCCCTCAGCAAGCACTTCGAAACGGAACTTGCCGAAATCAAGGCCGACGCCCTGTTGACGACGCTCGAACTTCCGGTGGCACGTGTGCTGGCGCAGATGGAACTCACCGGCATCTTTGTGTCTACGGACCGCATGGATGAGCAACTCGCGGACCTCACCAAGGTGATCGAGAATGCCCAGGAACAGGCTTTTGCTGCGATCGGGCACGAGGTAAACCTCGGTTCGCCCAAGCAGTTGCAGACAGTACTTTTCGAGGAACTGGGTCTGCCCAAGACCAAGAAGATCAAGTCGGGCTACACCACCGACGCCGCGTCCTTGAAGGGCCTGCTGGAGAAGACCGGACACGAATTCCTGGTCCAGCTCATGGCGCACCGTGAGTCGTCCAAACTGGCTCAGATGGTGGAAACACTCAAGAAGTCTGTTGCTGACGATGCGCGTATCCACACAACGTATGCGCAGAACATTGCAGCCACAGGCCGCATCTCATCTAACAACCCCAACCTGCAGAACATCCCGGTCCGCAGCGAGGAGGGTCGCAGGGTGCGCAGCATCTTCGTGGTCAGTGAAGGCTACGAGTGCTTGCTGTCTGCCGACTACTCCCAGATCGAAATGCGCATCATGGCGCACCTTTCAGGGGACCAGGCCCTCATTCAGGCCTACAAGGACGGGGAGGACCTTCACCGCTTCGTTGGCGCCCGGATCTTTAATGTTGAGCCGGCCGAAGTCACCAGTGCGATGCGATCCAAGGTCAAGGCGATGTCCTACGGTTTGGCGTATGGCCTGACATCCTTCGGACTTTCCAAGCAGTTGGAGATCTCCGTGGACGAGGCCCGGACGCTGATGAAGGACTACTATGACCGCTTCGGTGCCGTACGCGCTTACTTGGATGGCGTGAGGGATCAAGCACGGGTGGATGGTTACACAGCCACTATCGAAGGCCGTCGCCGCTACCTGCCGGACCTGACCAGTACTAACCGTCAAGCCCGCGAAGCAGCAGAGCGTATCGCCCTCAACTCGCCCATCCAGGGCTCGGCTGCGGACATCATCAAGCGGGCCATGCTGGGCGTCTCGGCAGAGCTCGCAAGCCAAGGGCTCAAGTCACGCATGCTGCTTCAGGTCCACGACGAACTTGTGCTCGAGGTTGCACCGGGAGAGCGCGAAGCCGTGGAGAAGCTGGTCATCGAACAGATGGGCTCCGCCGCAGACTTGTCCGTACCGCTCGATGTCCAGATTGGCATTGGTTCCAGCTGGTACGAGGCCGGGCACTAGGCAAGACGCCGGGCACTAAGTAAGGATTCAGGGAACGCCGAAGGGCGCGCCGCCGAGATGGTGGCGCGCCCTTCGGCGTCTGGCTAGGCTCAAGGGCGTGGCCGATCCCAATGAAAACAAGTCCGGAAAGTACACCGTCCAACGATTCCCCGCTGTAGCTGACCCACATCACGCCGGCTACAGCCGCTGCACCATCTGGGTGCAGGCTGTCTCCCACGGATTCCACCAGCAGCGGCGCGATGATGAGTACCTCGCCAAAACCCTGGCGGCCTACCAAACAGATCAGCGCGAGCTGACGGGTGTGTATGTCAATGGCAGCGTCCCGGAGCACTCTCTTGGCGCCGAGGTTCCGGTGGCAACGTACGCGACCATGCGCAAGGCGTTGAACATCGGCTTTGGCCGCCAACTTGAATCCAATCTCGTCACCGCCGTGACAGTCCGCGGCACCCACCGGCGGAACGGCATACTGCGTGGCATGATCACCGCAGACTTGGAAGCCGCGAAGGATGACGGCCTCGCGATGGCAGCCCTTACGGCGTCCGAAGCCTCCATCTATGGCCGTTTTGGCTTTGGCGTGGCCACCTTCGAACGGAGCATCAAGGTTGATACCGGCCCGCGCTTCCAGCTCCGGGGCCTGCCGGAAGGCACCGTTGAAGTCGCTGATCCCTCGGTGTTGCTGGACATAGCCCCGAAGGTCTTCGAACGTGTCCAGCGGCTCTCGCCTGGTTCGGTTGACCGGCAGGAGTACTACCGGCTGGTTGCTTCCGGTTCGATCGGCCACGACGGCAAACCGGATACCTCCGTCCGATGCGCCCTCCACTATGATCAGTCCGGCACGCTGGATGGCTACGTTTCCTACCGCTTCAAGGGGTGGGACCACAAGCCGTACACCATGGAAATCGTGGATCTCGTAGCGGCAAGCAACGCGGCTTACCTGGACCTTTGGCGCTTCCTGGGCAGCATCGATCTCATCGATGAAGTGACGTGGGCCGAAGCGCCAGTGGACGATCCCCTGTCATGGGCACTGGTGGATCCCAGGTGCATCGACGCCTCTGAAATCCGCGACATGCTTTGGCTCCGGATCCTGGATACACCTGCCGCCCTGCGCGCCCGAAAGTTCGCTGCGGCAGGCAAGCTGGTGCTGGAAGTACGTGATTCCCTGGATATGGCGGGCGGCACCTGGGTTCTTGAGTCCGACGGCGGTGCTGCCGCCGTCGTGACTGAAGCCTCAGGCGAGGCACCCGACCTCAGCCTGGACGTCGCCGATCTTGCCTCCATCTACCTTGGCGCTGTGTCGCCCGTGACCTTGGCAGCGGCCAGTCGCATTCACGAACACACACCGGGAGCCGCCTACCTGGCGCAGCAGCTATTTGCCGTCGAAAGGTCCGCGCACTGCCTGACGCACTTCTAGGCCAGCTTCCAGGCCGCGCCGGCTAAACACAACCACATAGTCACAACAAGAAAATAGTCACAACAAGAAAAAGGACATCCATGGGGGATTCCAAGCGGCGGCCGTTGGCCGGCCGGCGATCAGTGCTGCTTGGAATGGCAGGATTGGCTTCTGCGGCACTATCGGCATGCGCGAACAGCGGAAGCCCGACCGTGCCTACAGCCTCCGGAGCGGGGCCGGCCACGGGAAATGCGCCAGTAACGGGGCCGGCCACGCCACCTCCTTCCATCGCTGCTAAGTCCAGTGAACAGGCGGCGGCCGCCCTCGCACCGGCGGGACCGTCCACGGCACAGGCAGCTCCCGGCAAGGAGCAGGTGCTGGCGGAGTTCGCTGGACGGAACCCCAAAGAATGGGGGCTGCACGTGACGGGGGTGGTGAATCGTTCAGCGTCCGCCAAAGTTGCGTTGACCTTTGATGCGTGTGGAGGTCACGGAGGCACAGGGTGCGATCACACACTCTTGCAAACTCTTCGTCGGCTCAACGTCCCTGCAACGTTGTTCGTCAACAGCCGATGGATTCACGCCAACCCAGGGTTGTCCGCAGAACTGGCCGCTGATCCGCTGTTCGAACTCGCCAATCACGGCACCGCTCACCTACCCCTGTCAGTGAACGGCAAGTCCGCTTACGGCATCCAGGGGACCGCTTCTGTTGCGGCTGCTTACGATGAAGTGATGGGCAACCAGCAGATCCT is drawn from Arthrobacter sp. 31Y and contains these coding sequences:
- a CDS encoding PaaX family transcriptional regulator, with the translated sequence MSAVLDDMDSRPGSTTSLLRTVIGLYLRDAGGWMSTKDIVTLMEALGTSGTVTRTALGRLRKKDVVLQESRDGVPGFTLTDGAATMLARGDRRIYNPRSMSETDPWCLISFSIPETEREKRHQLRRRLHWIGCGTVAAGLWICPDSLRLEVEEILADLELRAMATIFVTETPLVGGSLQDAASKWWDLDAVAELHRDFVREHGTGSGNGTGSGNSAEVPLHAGHSVEPSPEAFAAYVQCIDRWRIIPYLDPGLPPAFLPADWPGAEGTALFSRIVDAYAEPSGKFVRNTLQAPGD
- the kynU gene encoding kynureninase, producing the protein MTTTQQTQKPTSAELDAADPLAAQRDAFHTPDADQLVSYLDGNSLGRPLKVTSGHLASFVHDAWGSRLIRGWDEQWMDEPTTVGDRIGEVALGAAPGQTTVGDSTSVMLYKMIRAAVDAQPDRDEIIIDRDNFPTDRFIIEGIAKERGASIKWIAANPASGVSAEDLDGLLGERTAVVVLSHVAYRSGFLADAKGITAKVHQAGALMLWDLCHSVGSVPMELDEWGVDLAVGCTYKYLNGGPGSPAFAYVNASQQARLQQPIWGWMGADNPFGMTESYKPAQGIRRFITGTPPVLAMQPMKDMLELIASVGMDAVREKSIKLTEYAIALSEQHLVPLGAEIVSPRNPAERGSHITVDHPVFADVTSKLWEKGVIPDFRPPHGLRIGLSPLSTSYAEVELGVTAIRDALSELL
- the kynA gene encoding tryptophan 2,3-dioxygenase, encoding MEKPTVHSAQSVRDIEDTVRTDFRNAMSYGGYLDLDRLLSSQHPLSEPEHHDELLFIIQHQTSELWLKLVLHELLEARRLFDADNLGKALKCIARVKAIQRTMTEQWSVLGTLTPREYAQFRGFLGSSSGFQSYQYRGVEFLLGNKNRGMLRVFESEPEAHALLSTLLEEPTLYDAFLKVLARAGYDIPADILDRDTSEPWTFRQDLVPIFQQIYESDGTPWGLYEACEDLVDIEDNFQAWRFRHLRTVQRTIGFKVGTGGSSGVDFLKRALDLTFFPELYAVRTEIGN
- a CDS encoding HAD domain-containing protein, whose amino-acid sequence is MNSSKSTVAPVSVYLDVDGVVNPFSPQGTTDWGSEWTFADAGILDVAFAPEAVAELNDLARHPHARFVWLTTWEGLAPEFLCPAIGLNGQDWPVLSSVGWDEGPEWWKLTALQKDLASACSERIIWLDDQLSQESDARSWAEYQQDRVLCISPDPRKGLSRRDLAAVKAYLG
- a CDS encoding inorganic phosphate transporter, which produces MDITFMVALVIALALFFDFTNGFHDTANAMATPIATGAIKPKTAVALAAVLNLVGAFLSTEVAKTISGGLIREGSDGIHITPDIIFAGLMGAVLWNMITWLKGLPSSSSHALFGGLIGAAVVGIGFHSINFETVLQKVILPALFAPLIAGLVAYICTRLAYALTSRHDPETGDKLTQKRGGFRTGQIFTSSLVALAHGTNDAQKTMGIITLVLIAGGTQAPGSGPQFWVIAACAFAIAIGTYAGGWRIIRTMGSGLTEVKPAQGFSAETSTASAILASSHLGFALSTTQVASGSVIGSGLGRKGTSVRWGTAGKIALGWLFTLPASAIVGALTALLVSIGVVGVIIAAVVGTSAVLFMFVVSRKSHVGHHNAVEVEEAGHAVRFRKKKKTRKTTPSEDVQR
- a CDS encoding dihydrofolate reductase family protein, with protein sequence MSIFQYYVASTIDGFIASPDDDLGWLLQFDQAEGVNESIESFMAGVGCIAMGGDTYRWLMEHEPGAWPYPDTPCWVFTHHEYSAPAGSDITFVRGDVREFAPDLLKDAGDKNVWLVGGGHLVAQFANAGLLHEMIVTIIPVVLGAGKRLLPLNGPTAPLELVSSKILGGAAAELHYRLQ
- a CDS encoding hotdog fold thioesterase yields the protein MMDNFTPNRFVDELNEAGVPEEFHDWLSAHGVGALVVKLGIRFTEMSAERIVATMPVEGNTQVAGILHGGAHVVLAETLGSFAASLHAGRGRHAVGIEVGATHHRSVASGTVTGTCTAIHLGGTLATHEIVITDDSGRRLSTARITNMIRDNRH